Proteins encoded in a region of the Paramagnetospirillum magneticum AMB-1 genome:
- a CDS encoding GIY-YIG nuclease family protein, translating into MKDWFVYVLLNGADVAYTGIALDVEDRLARHNAGEGAKFTRGRGPWRLIHQEGPLPHGDALRREAAIKRDAAFKRALKLRFGFKQAPKLRSGAA; encoded by the coding sequence ATGAAGGACTGGTTCGTCTATGTCCTGCTCAACGGCGCCGATGTGGCCTATACCGGCATCGCGCTGGACGTGGAGGACCGGCTGGCCCGCCACAATGCGGGCGAGGGGGCCAAGTTCACCCGTGGGCGCGGCCCCTGGCGCCTGATTCACCAGGAAGGTCCGCTGCCCCATGGCGACGCCTTGCGGCGCGAGGCGGCCATCAAGCGCGATGCGGCCTTCAAGCGGGCACTGAAGCTTCGCTTCGGCTTCAAGCAGGCTCCGAAGCTTCGCTCCGGCGCGGCCTGA